A DNA window from Stutzerimonas stutzeri contains the following coding sequences:
- a CDS encoding four-helix bundle copper-binding protein: MLNSSYQSCIQACSNCALVCESCAASCLREDDVKMMARCIKLDRDCADMCAVAAALMTRDSPYAKAFCKLCAQVCRDCAEECGKHKHDHCQACAQACRNCAEECEKMAA; encoded by the coding sequence ATGCTCAATTCCAGTTACCAGTCATGCATCCAGGCCTGCTCCAACTGCGCGCTGGTCTGCGAGTCCTGTGCGGCGTCGTGCCTGCGCGAGGATGACGTGAAGATGATGGCGCGCTGCATCAAGCTTGATCGTGATTGCGCGGACATGTGCGCAGTTGCGGCGGCGCTGATGACTCGCGACAGCCCTTATGCGAAAGCCTTCTGCAAGCTCTGCGCACAGGTCTGTCGCGACTGCGCCGAGGAGTGCGGCAAGCACAAACACGACCATTGCCAGGCCTGCGCCCAAGCCTGTCGCAACTGCGCTGAAGAGTGCGAAAAAATGGCAGCCTGA
- a CDS encoding IMPACT family protein codes for MPFTLSAPCELLEVISKSRFLAKAAPVQSPEEAQAFIQSVSDPSATHNCWAWKIGNQYRFSDDGEPGGTAGRPMLTAIEGQDFDQVAVVVIRWFGGIKLGTGGLARAYGGSTAKCLQAGERRELISRSRCRCHCRFAELALFKARLAEFEALLEAEHFDAEGATLEIALPAAQLKPLERLLADISRGRSQLKALE; via the coding sequence ATGCCCTTCACCCTCTCCGCGCCGTGCGAATTGCTGGAAGTGATCAGCAAGAGCCGCTTTCTGGCCAAGGCTGCGCCCGTGCAAAGCCCGGAAGAAGCGCAGGCTTTCATTCAATCCGTCAGCGATCCTAGCGCGACACACAACTGCTGGGCCTGGAAGATTGGCAATCAGTACCGCTTCAGTGATGACGGCGAACCGGGCGGCACCGCGGGGCGACCGATGCTCACCGCCATCGAAGGGCAGGACTTCGATCAGGTCGCGGTGGTGGTGATCCGCTGGTTCGGCGGTATCAAGCTCGGCACCGGCGGCCTCGCCCGCGCCTATGGCGGCAGCACGGCCAAGTGCCTACAGGCCGGTGAGCGCCGCGAATTGATCTCCCGCTCGCGCTGCCGCTGCCATTGCCGCTTCGCCGAACTGGCCTTGTTCAAGGCTCGCCTGGCGGAGTTCGAGGCGTTGCTGGAGGCCGAGCATTTCGATGCTGAAGGCGCGACTCTGGAGATTGCCCTTCCCGCCGCTCAGCTGAAACCGCTGGAAAGATTGCTCGCTGACATCAGTCGCGGGCGCAGCCAGCTGAAAGCCCTGGAATAG
- a CDS encoding TetR family transcriptional regulator: MRRTKEEAEKTRIAILASAERLFLDKGVAHTSLDQIARDAGVTRGAVYWHFQNKAHLFHEMLNQIRLPPEQMTERLCSCDQQQPLQALIALRNLTVEAISTLASNEQKRRIFTILLHKCEFTDELREAEERHHAFINQFIDLCENLLRKASACLRPGVTPRLAALSLHAMVVGLFTDWTRDTELFAPEVDTKALIDPLFRGLVRDWPDDPDQFAG, encoded by the coding sequence ATGCGCCGAACCAAAGAAGAAGCCGAGAAAACCCGTATCGCCATCCTCGCCTCTGCCGAGCGCCTGTTTCTGGACAAGGGGGTGGCCCACACCAGCCTCGACCAGATCGCCCGTGACGCTGGAGTGACGCGCGGCGCGGTGTACTGGCATTTTCAGAACAAAGCGCACCTGTTCCACGAGATGCTCAATCAGATTCGCCTGCCACCGGAGCAGATGACCGAGCGCCTGTGCAGCTGTGATCAGCAGCAACCGCTGCAGGCATTGATCGCCCTGCGCAACCTGACGGTCGAGGCCATCAGCACCCTGGCTAGCAACGAGCAGAAGCGCCGCATCTTCACCATTCTGCTGCACAAGTGTGAGTTCACCGATGAACTGCGCGAAGCCGAAGAACGCCATCACGCGTTCATCAATCAGTTCATCGATCTGTGCGAGAACCTGCTGCGCAAGGCTTCGGCCTGCCTGCGTCCAGGCGTAACGCCGCGACTCGCCGCGCTGTCGCTGCATGCAATGGTGGTGGGGCTGTTCACCGACTGGACGCGGGATACCGAACTGTTCGCGCCAGAGGTCGACACCAAGGCCTTGATCGACCCGTTGTTCCGCGGCCTGGTCCGCGACTGGCCGGACGATCCCGACCAGTTCGCCGGTTGA
- a CDS encoding heavy metal translocating P-type ATPase produces MSSATHTLPVSGMTCASCAGRVERALLKVPGVAAANVNLANEQVRIEGVDLGMATLIAAVQKAGYGVPLQNIELNIEGMTCASCVGRVERALLKVPGVRSAAVNLASERAHVEVIGTPNPTELIRAVEAAGYKASAGDQQRPEEDAERRLQRERWAVIAGLLLAAPLVLPMFAELFGGHWMLPPWIQFLLATPVQFILGARFYVAGWKAVRAGSGNMDLLVAIGTSAGYGLSLYQWWATPAGQMPHLYFEASAVVIALVLLGKYLESRAKRQTSAAIRALEALRPERAARVIDGREEDVAIAALRLDDLVLVKPGERFPVDGEVIEGESQADEALISGESLPVNKAPGDRITGGAINGEGRLLVRTTALGGETVLARIIRLVEDAQAAKAPIQKLVDKVSQVFVPAVLVIAVFTLIGWLLTGAPAEVALINAVAVLVIACPCALGLATPAAIMAGTGVAARHGILIKDAEALEVAHAVTAVAFDKTGTLTSGKPQIIHLHAVDGDDSRILRLAGALQRGSEHPLARAVLERCEAEGIEAPDIEKSQALSGRGIAGALEGQQLALGNRRMLAEYGLQPGELLETAQRWEAEGRTLSWLVERTPAPRILGLFAFGDSLKDGAAAAIAALAARHIRSHLITGDNRGSARVVAEALHIDDVHAEVLPADKAATVAQLKKGGAVVAMVGDGINDAPALAAADVGIAMGGGTDVAMHAAGITLMRGDPRLVPAALEISRRTYRKIQQNLFWAFIYNLVGIPLAAFGFLSPVVAGAAMALSSVSVVSNALLLRSWKPEE; encoded by the coding sequence ATGTCCAGCGCCACCCATACGCTGCCAGTCAGCGGTATGACCTGCGCCAGTTGCGCCGGGCGCGTCGAACGCGCCCTGCTCAAGGTGCCGGGTGTCGCCGCAGCCAACGTCAACCTGGCCAACGAACAGGTGCGCATTGAAGGCGTGGACCTTGGCATGGCGACGCTGATCGCGGCCGTGCAGAAAGCTGGCTACGGCGTACCGCTGCAGAACATCGAGCTGAACATCGAAGGCATGACCTGCGCCAGCTGCGTCGGCCGGGTCGAACGCGCCTTGCTCAAGGTGCCAGGCGTGCGCAGCGCAGCGGTGAATCTGGCCAGCGAGCGTGCGCATGTCGAAGTGATCGGTACGCCGAACCCCACCGAGCTGATCCGGGCCGTCGAGGCTGCCGGCTACAAGGCCAGCGCCGGCGACCAGCAGCGCCCGGAAGAGGATGCCGAACGGCGCCTGCAGCGCGAACGCTGGGCCGTGATTGCCGGCCTGCTGCTGGCCGCACCCTTGGTGTTGCCGATGTTTGCCGAGCTGTTCGGGGGGCACTGGATGCTGCCGCCATGGATCCAGTTTCTGCTCGCCACGCCGGTGCAGTTCATCCTCGGCGCACGCTTCTACGTGGCTGGCTGGAAGGCGGTGCGCGCTGGTTCCGGCAATATGGATCTGCTGGTCGCCATCGGCACCAGCGCCGGCTACGGCCTGAGCCTCTACCAGTGGTGGGCGACGCCTGCCGGGCAGATGCCGCACCTGTATTTCGAGGCCTCGGCAGTAGTGATCGCCCTGGTGCTGCTGGGCAAGTACCTGGAAAGCCGTGCCAAACGCCAGACCAGCGCGGCGATCCGCGCACTCGAAGCCTTGCGCCCGGAGCGCGCGGCCCGGGTGATCGACGGCCGCGAAGAAGATGTCGCCATTGCCGCCCTGCGCCTGGACGACCTGGTGCTGGTCAAACCCGGCGAGCGCTTTCCGGTAGATGGCGAAGTGATCGAGGGCGAAAGCCAGGCCGACGAAGCGCTAATCAGCGGTGAGAGCCTCCCGGTGAACAAGGCGCCGGGTGATCGCATCACCGGCGGCGCGATCAATGGTGAGGGCCGCCTGCTGGTGCGCACCACCGCGCTCGGTGGCGAGACCGTGCTGGCGCGGATCATCCGTCTGGTGGAAGACGCCCAGGCGGCCAAGGCGCCGATTCAGAAACTGGTGGATAAGGTCAGCCAGGTGTTCGTCCCGGCGGTGTTGGTGATTGCCGTGTTCACTCTGATCGGCTGGCTACTCACGGGTGCGCCGGCCGAGGTTGCGCTGATCAACGCGGTGGCCGTGCTGGTCATCGCCTGCCCCTGCGCCCTCGGCCTGGCCACGCCGGCAGCGATCATGGCCGGAACCGGCGTGGCGGCGCGACACGGCATCCTGATCAAGGACGCCGAGGCGCTGGAAGTTGCCCATGCGGTCACGGCCGTGGCCTTCGACAAGACCGGCACGCTCACCTCGGGCAAGCCGCAGATCATCCATTTGCATGCCGTGGACGGCGACGACTCTCGAATATTGCGCCTGGCCGGTGCCCTGCAGCGCGGCAGCGAACACCCGCTGGCCCGTGCGGTGCTGGAGCGCTGTGAAGCTGAGGGCATCGAAGCGCCAGATATCGAGAAGAGCCAAGCCCTGAGCGGCCGCGGCATCGCCGGAGCACTGGAAGGTCAGCAGTTGGCGCTGGGCAACCGGCGCATGCTTGCGGAGTACGGCCTGCAGCCGGGCGAGCTGCTGGAAACCGCCCAGCGCTGGGAAGCCGAAGGCCGCACCCTCTCCTGGCTGGTGGAACGTACGCCAGCGCCGCGCATTCTCGGCCTGTTCGCTTTCGGCGACAGTCTCAAGGACGGCGCCGCAGCGGCCATTGCCGCACTGGCGGCGCGGCACATCCGCAGCCACCTGATCACCGGCGACAACCGCGGCAGCGCCCGCGTGGTGGCCGAAGCGCTGCATATCGACGACGTACATGCCGAAGTGCTGCCGGCGGACAAGGCCGCCACCGTGGCGCAACTGAAAAAGGGCGGCGCAGTGGTGGCCATGGTTGGCGACGGCATCAACGACGCACCGGCGCTGGCTGCGGCAGATGTCGGCATCGCCATGGGCGGTGGTACCGACGTAGCCATGCATGCGGCCGGCATTACCCTGATGCGTGGCGACCCACGCCTGGTGCCGGCGGCGCTGGAAATCAGCCGACGCACCTACCGCAAGATCCAGCAGAACCTGTTCTGGGCCTTCATCTACAACCTGGTGGGCATACCACTCGCCGCATTCGGCTTTCTCAGCCCGGTGGTAGCCGGCGCGGCGATGGCCCTGTCCAGCGTCAGCGTGGTGAGCAACGCGCTGCTGCTGCGTTCCTGGAAACCGGAAGAATGA
- the zigA gene encoding zinc metallochaperone GTPase ZigA, with amino-acid sequence MNRLPVTVLSGFLGAGKSTLLNHILKNREGRRVAVIVNDMSEINIDGNEVQRGVSLNRAEEKLVEMSNGCICCTLREDLLEEVGKLAREGRFDYLLIESTGISEPLPVAETFTFRDEQGQSLADLARLDTMVTVVDGVNFLRDFQEAESLASHGESLGEDDERSVTELLIEQVEFADVILISKIDLISTAEREELTAILGRLNTHAEILPMSMGQVPLERILDTGRFDFERAAQAPGWLKEMRGEHVPETEEYGIASTAYLARRPFHPQRFYNFLNREWSNGRLLRSKGFFWLATRPEEAGSWSQAGGLMRYDYAGRWWHFTPESAWPSDSESRTAILAKSRGEFGDCRQELVFIGQNINFEQLRRELDACLLNDSEWAVGTDGWLRLPDPFGPWHEQVA; translated from the coding sequence ATGAATCGCCTCCCCGTTACCGTTCTGTCCGGCTTCCTCGGCGCCGGCAAGAGCACCCTGCTCAACCACATCCTGAAGAATCGCGAAGGCCGTCGTGTCGCGGTGATCGTTAATGACATGAGCGAGATCAACATCGACGGCAACGAGGTGCAGCGCGGTGTCAGCCTCAATCGGGCCGAGGAAAAACTGGTCGAGATGAGCAACGGTTGCATCTGCTGCACCCTGCGCGAGGACCTGCTCGAGGAAGTCGGCAAGCTTGCCCGTGAGGGTCGCTTCGACTACCTGTTGATCGAGTCCACCGGCATTTCAGAGCCACTGCCGGTGGCCGAAACCTTCACCTTTCGCGACGAGCAGGGCCAGAGCCTGGCCGACCTGGCACGGCTGGATACCATGGTCACGGTGGTCGACGGGGTGAATTTCCTGCGCGATTTCCAGGAGGCCGAGAGCCTGGCCAGCCATGGTGAGAGCCTCGGCGAGGACGACGAGCGTTCGGTCACCGAGTTGCTGATCGAGCAGGTGGAATTCGCCGACGTCATCCTGATCAGCAAGATCGACCTGATTTCCACCGCCGAGCGTGAAGAACTGACCGCCATCCTCGGTCGCCTCAACACGCACGCCGAGATCCTGCCGATGAGCATGGGCCAGGTGCCGCTCGAGCGCATCCTCGATACCGGCCGCTTCGACTTCGAGCGCGCCGCCCAGGCGCCGGGCTGGCTCAAGGAAATGCGCGGCGAGCATGTCCCGGAAACCGAAGAATATGGCATCGCCTCGACCGCCTACCTGGCGCGCCGGCCATTCCATCCGCAGCGCTTCTATAACTTCCTCAACCGTGAATGGAGCAACGGCAGGTTGCTGCGATCCAAAGGCTTTTTCTGGCTGGCCACCCGGCCAGAGGAAGCAGGCAGCTGGTCGCAGGCCGGCGGGCTGATGCGCTACGACTATGCCGGCCGCTGGTGGCATTTCACGCCTGAATCAGCCTGGCCGAGCGACAGCGAAAGTCGCACGGCAATCCTGGCGAAATCCCGTGGCGAGTTCGGCGATTGTCGTCAGGAGCTGGTCTTCATCGGGCAGAACATCAATTTTGAACAGCTACGCAGGGAGCTGGATGCCTGTTTGCTGAACGACAGCGAATGGGCGGTTGGCACCGATGGCTGGCTGCGCCTGCCCGACCCGTTCGGCCCCTGGCATGAGCAGGTCGCCTGA
- the cueR gene encoding Cu(I)-responsive transcriptional regulator, with protein MNIGQAAKHSGLTAKMIRYYESIGLLMPAGRGANGYRHYNERDLHQLAFIRRARDLGFSLEEVGKLLALWQDRQRASADVKALAGAHIHELNRKIAELVGLRDTLQQLVDHCQGDDRPDCPILQGIESGCCAAPAARTSSITRLEKR; from the coding sequence ATGAACATCGGTCAGGCAGCAAAACACAGCGGGCTCACGGCGAAGATGATCCGCTACTACGAATCCATCGGCCTGCTCATGCCCGCCGGGCGCGGGGCCAATGGCTACCGCCACTACAACGAGCGTGACCTGCACCAGCTGGCGTTCATTCGTCGCGCCCGTGACCTGGGCTTCTCGCTGGAAGAAGTCGGCAAGCTGCTGGCTCTGTGGCAGGACCGCCAGCGCGCCAGCGCCGATGTGAAAGCCCTGGCCGGCGCGCACATCCACGAGCTGAACCGCAAGATCGCCGAGCTGGTCGGCCTGCGCGACACGCTGCAGCAGCTGGTCGACCACTGCCAGGGCGACGACCGACCCGATTGTCCGATCCTGCAAGGCATCGAAAGCGGCTGCTGCGCTGCACCGGCAGCCCGCACCAGCTCGATCACACGGCTGGAAAAGCGCTGA
- a CDS encoding DUF1826 domain-containing protein — protein sequence MLAQQTIRPQPRQLLGGTPAVLGEALNDGINLAVWQRQLPLHIAGFAEALLALGEPLTESLTLEPVGEDEVQLPTLAAAYRDLSGHAGFVADVAWLVRAFACLVDARRIGLRLRVLGKPMCPRFHVDHVPLRLITTYAGAGSEWLREGAMSRRRLGDPTAEPADPNAIEQLGAGDVALFKGEKWLGNEGAGIIHRSPQATTAERRLILTLDWLA from the coding sequence ATGCTGGCGCAGCAAACTATCCGACCACAACCCCGACAGTTGCTTGGCGGGACACCGGCGGTGCTTGGCGAAGCGCTGAACGACGGCATCAACCTGGCGGTATGGCAGCGCCAGCTGCCGCTGCACATTGCCGGCTTTGCCGAGGCACTGCTGGCCCTGGGCGAGCCGCTGACGGAATCGCTGACCCTCGAACCAGTCGGCGAGGACGAGGTGCAGCTACCAACCCTGGCCGCTGCTTATCGGGACCTGTCCGGCCACGCCGGTTTCGTCGCGGACGTCGCCTGGCTGGTGCGGGCATTCGCCTGCCTGGTCGATGCGCGTCGCATCGGCCTGCGCCTGCGGGTGCTGGGCAAGCCAATGTGTCCGCGCTTTCACGTCGACCACGTGCCGCTGCGGCTGATTACCACCTATGCCGGCGCGGGCAGCGAATGGCTACGCGAGGGCGCGATGTCGCGTCGACGCCTGGGTGATCCGACAGCCGAACCGGCTGACCCGAACGCTATCGAGCAGCTCGGGGCTGGGGACGTGGCCTTGTTCAAAGGGGAGAAATGGCTGGGTAACGAAGGCGCCGGCATCATTCACCGCTCGCCGCAGGCGACAACTGCCGAGCGTCGCCTGATCCTGACGCTGGACTGGCTGGCCTGA
- a CDS encoding Bcr/CflA family multidrug efflux MFS transporter, with translation MSLRILLILGALSAFGPLAIDMYLPAFPMLAESFDTSVDHVQLSLAAYFIGLAIGQLVYGPLADRYGRRGPLLIGVVLFTLASLASAFAPSMEWLIGVRFVQALGGCAGMVVARAVVRDLCDPMTSAKVFSQLMLVMGLAPILAPVAGGALLASFGWPSIFILLTLFSAMCLVAVTLWLPETYPAGLPRQPMSGALGQYVRLFRDRFFIGHVLTGALCMAGMFAYITGSPFVFIELYGVKPEHFGWLFGVNAAGFILMAQINVRLVRLRGPEFWVRRWVWFFFGSALALLAVAAAQPESLWPLLIPLFCCVSCLGCLLPNATACAMADQRANAGSASALLGSMQFTIAAIAASAVGALHNGTAVPLAAIISLCGLLATIVAYTTARASTE, from the coding sequence ATGTCTCTTCGGATTCTTCTCATACTGGGCGCGCTCAGCGCGTTCGGTCCTTTGGCCATCGACATGTATCTGCCAGCCTTCCCGATGCTGGCGGAATCCTTCGATACCAGCGTTGACCATGTGCAGCTTTCACTGGCGGCCTATTTCATCGGTCTGGCGATCGGCCAGCTGGTCTACGGGCCGCTGGCTGATCGCTACGGCCGGCGCGGGCCGCTGTTGATCGGCGTAGTGCTGTTCACCCTGGCGTCGTTGGCCAGTGCCTTTGCGCCTTCGATGGAGTGGCTGATCGGTGTGCGTTTCGTGCAGGCGCTTGGCGGCTGTGCGGGCATGGTGGTGGCGCGTGCCGTGGTGCGCGACCTGTGCGACCCGATGACCAGCGCCAAGGTGTTCTCGCAGCTGATGCTGGTCATGGGTCTGGCGCCGATCCTTGCACCGGTGGCGGGCGGCGCCTTGCTGGCCTCGTTCGGCTGGCCGTCGATATTCATCCTGCTGACGCTATTCAGTGCGATGTGCCTGGTGGCGGTCACTCTGTGGCTGCCGGAAACCTATCCGGCGGGGCTGCCGCGCCAGCCGATGTCTGGTGCGCTCGGCCAGTACGTCCGCCTGTTCCGCGATCGCTTCTTCATTGGCCACGTGCTGACCGGCGCGCTGTGCATGGCTGGAATGTTCGCCTACATCACCGGTTCGCCATTCGTCTTCATCGAGTTGTACGGCGTCAAGCCAGAGCACTTCGGCTGGCTGTTCGGCGTCAATGCAGCGGGCTTCATCCTCATGGCGCAGATCAACGTACGGCTGGTGCGTTTGCGCGGGCCGGAGTTCTGGGTGCGGCGTTGGGTGTGGTTCTTCTTTGGCAGTGCACTGGCGCTGCTGGCGGTTGCGGCCGCGCAGCCTGAGTCACTCTGGCCGTTGCTGATTCCGCTGTTCTGTTGCGTGTCCTGCCTCGGCTGCCTACTGCCGAATGCCACGGCTTGCGCCATGGCTGACCAGCGGGCCAATGCCGGCAGCGCCTCGGCCCTGCTCGGCAGTATGCAGTTCACCATAGCGGCCATTGCCGCATCCGCGGTGGGGGCGTTGCACAACGGCACGGCGGTGCCGTTGGCGGCGATCATCAGTCTGTGCGGCTTGCTGGCAACGATCGTGGCTTACACCACTGCGCGTGCCAGCACGGAGTGA
- a CDS encoding heavy-metal-associated domain-containing protein, with product MQIFNVSGMTCSHCERAVTQAIQALDPQAQVQVDLAAGTVQVQSSASEQAIREAISEEGYQVS from the coding sequence ATGCAAATATTCAACGTGAGCGGAATGACCTGCAGCCACTGCGAGCGCGCCGTAACCCAGGCCATTCAGGCGCTGGACCCGCAGGCGCAGGTGCAGGTGGATCTGGCGGCCGGAACGGTGCAGGTACAGAGCAGCGCCAGTGAGCAGGCGATTCGTGAGGCGATCAGCGAAGAGGGCTATCAGGTGAGCTGA
- a CDS encoding adenosine deaminase, whose translation MQDWLNNLPKAELHLHLEGSLEPELMFRLAERNKIALPWNDVEALRSAYNFGNLQEFLDLYYAGADVLRTEQDFYDLTWAYLQKCEEQNVVHTEPFFDPQTHTDRGVPFEAALNGISAALADGRELLGISSGLILSFLRHLPEEEAFKTLDQALPYRNAFFAVGLDSSELGHPPSKFQRVFDKARAEGLLAVAHAGEEGPPEYIWQALDLLKVSRIDHGVRAAEDPKLIARLIEEQIPLTVCPLSNTKLKVFDDMRQHNILDLLEQGVKVTVNSDDPAYFGGYVTENFIALHESLGMTEEQARRLAQNSLDARLAY comes from the coding sequence ATGCAAGACTGGCTCAACAATCTGCCCAAGGCCGAACTCCACCTGCACCTGGAGGGCTCGTTGGAACCCGAACTGATGTTCCGCCTCGCCGAGCGCAACAAGATCGCCCTGCCTTGGAACGACGTCGAAGCCCTGCGCAGCGCCTACAACTTTGGCAACCTGCAGGAATTTCTCGACCTTTATTACGCCGGTGCCGACGTGCTGCGTACCGAGCAGGACTTCTACGACCTGACCTGGGCCTACCTGCAGAAGTGCGAAGAGCAGAACGTGGTGCACACCGAGCCCTTCTTCGACCCGCAGACCCACACCGACCGTGGCGTACCGTTCGAGGCCGCGCTCAACGGCATCAGCGCGGCGCTGGCCGACGGCCGTGAGCTGCTGGGCATCAGCAGCGGGCTGATCCTCAGCTTCCTGCGTCACCTCCCGGAAGAGGAAGCCTTCAAGACCCTGGACCAGGCGCTGCCCTATCGCAACGCGTTCTTCGCCGTCGGCCTGGACAGCTCCGAGCTGGGCCACCCGCCAAGCAAATTCCAGCGGGTGTTCGACAAGGCGCGCGCCGAGGGCTTGCTGGCCGTTGCCCACGCTGGCGAGGAAGGCCCGCCCGAATACATCTGGCAGGCGCTGGATCTGCTCAAGGTCAGCCGCATCGACCACGGCGTGCGTGCCGCCGAAGATCCAAAGCTGATCGCCCGGCTGATCGAGGAGCAGATTCCGCTGACCGTCTGCCCGCTATCCAACACCAAGCTCAAAGTGTTCGACGACATGCGCCAGCACAACATCCTCGACCTGCTGGAACAGGGCGTGAAGGTCACGGTGAATTCCGATGATCCTGCCTACTTTGGCGGCTACGTGACGGAGAATTTCATCGCGCTGCACGAGAGCCTGGGGATGACCGAGGAACAGGCCCGCCGCCTGGCACAGAACAGCCTGGACGCACGCCTGGCCTACTGA